In Planctomycetota bacterium, one genomic interval encodes:
- a CDS encoding PfkB family carbohydrate kinase: MYRHLIDLVDRLGRPRLGVVGDLMLDRYVFGDAERISPEAPIQVLRVASQECRLGGAGSVVNNLRALGADVSVFSVVGRDDVGRQVMGYLKAAGARTSGVVRLAGRPTTVKTRFVGRAQHRIPQQVLRVDEEQVAPIPAEAEDRLLAGIRKGLRRFQAVLLSDYNKGVLTPRLTQAIIRAARRRRVPVLVDPIKDRDYAKYRGATLLTPNRLETEMASGHSVARPEALRRAAGRLLKSLRLDAIIVTLDKDGAYLALKGRKGQMVPT; the protein is encoded by the coding sequence GTGTATCGCCACCTGATCGACCTGGTTGACCGCCTCGGTCGCCCGCGCCTCGGCGTAGTCGGCGACCTCATGCTGGACCGCTACGTATTCGGCGACGCGGAACGCATCAGCCCGGAGGCCCCCATCCAGGTGCTCCGCGTGGCGAGCCAGGAGTGCCGCCTCGGCGGCGCGGGATCCGTCGTCAACAATCTCCGCGCCCTCGGGGCCGACGTCTCCGTGTTCAGCGTCGTCGGGCGCGACGACGTCGGACGCCAGGTCATGGGCTATCTCAAGGCGGCCGGCGCGAGAACCTCCGGGGTCGTCCGGCTTGCGGGTCGGCCCACGACGGTCAAGACGCGCTTTGTCGGCCGCGCCCAGCACCGCATCCCGCAGCAGGTCCTGCGCGTGGATGAGGAACAGGTGGCGCCGATTCCGGCCGAGGCGGAAGACCGTCTCCTGGCGGGAATCCGCAAGGGCTTGCGCCGCTTCCAGGCCGTCCTCCTCAGCGATTACAACAAAGGCGTCCTGACGCCGCGCCTCACGCAGGCCATTATCCGCGCCGCCCGCCGGCGACGGGTGCCCGTCCTCGTTGACCCCATCAAGGACCGGGACTATGCGAAATACCGCGGAGCGACGCTGCTGACGCCCAACCGCCTGGAAACGGAGATGGCGTCGGGCCACTCGGTCGCGCGTCCCGAGGCCCTGCGCCGAGCGGCAGGGCGATTGCTCAAGAGCCTTCGGCTGGATGCCATCATCGTGACGCTCGACAAGGATGGGGCCTATCTGGCCCTCAAGGGCCGCAAGGGCCAGATGGTTCCGAC
- the lpxK gene encoding tetraacyldisaccharide 4'-kinase encodes SGAPNEETMELARLCPGVPCVQNHNRWQAIHDWMWRHPCDLAILDDGFQHRRLARDLDIVLVDALQPFGHGHVLPRGLLREPPSALRRADLVVITRAELVGPQEIDALKGRLHGLVRSGVPILVAQHQPSALVRADGSREAPESLRGETVAAACGIGNPEAFRATLERLGARADLWDVFPDHHAYSSADVDRLLSAARSAGLKRLVTTGKDYVKWEPLLADRKKRPAVEIVALEIRMAMVEGDQVLRRAVRSLLPAVTTGGPEGNDE; translated from the coding sequence TCCGGCGCGCCGAACGAGGAGACGATGGAATTGGCGCGCCTCTGCCCCGGCGTTCCCTGCGTCCAGAATCACAACCGCTGGCAGGCGATCCACGACTGGATGTGGCGGCACCCGTGCGACCTGGCGATCCTGGACGACGGGTTCCAGCACCGGCGCCTGGCGCGCGACCTGGACATCGTCCTGGTGGACGCGCTTCAGCCGTTCGGCCATGGGCACGTCCTGCCGAGGGGCCTCTTGCGGGAACCGCCGTCGGCTCTTCGGCGGGCGGACCTGGTGGTGATCACGCGAGCGGAACTCGTCGGGCCCCAGGAGATTGACGCGCTGAAGGGCCGTTTGCATGGGCTGGTTCGGTCCGGCGTGCCGATCCTCGTCGCCCAGCACCAGCCGAGCGCCCTGGTGCGTGCGGACGGATCGCGCGAGGCGCCGGAATCGCTCCGCGGCGAGACGGTGGCGGCGGCGTGCGGCATCGGAAACCCGGAAGCGTTTCGCGCGACGCTGGAGCGGCTGGGCGCGCGGGCCGATTTGTGGGACGTTTTTCCGGATCATCATGCCTATTCGTCGGCGGACGTGGACCGGCTGCTGTCGGCGGCGCGGTCCGCGGGGCTCAAGAGGCTTGTGACGACGGGCAAGGATTATGTAAAATGGGAGCCGTTGCTTGCCGACCGAAAGAAGCGGCCGGCCGTTGAGATCGTCGCCCTCGAGATCCGCATGGCGATGGTCGAGGGCGACCAGGTGCTGCGCCGGGCGGTCCGGTCCCTCCTGCCTGCCGTAACAACAGGCGGGCCGGAAGGAAATGACGAATGA